The DNA sequence TTTTCACCAAGCATGCAATAAGCAGACCAAAGAATTAAGAGGGTCCGAGAAACAGACAGCTCAGTGCGTTTGCTGTTGTTTGCAAATATTTCTCACTCTCATCTGAAGCAGAAGATGCATTAAAGCTGGGACTGAGCTAGCACAGCATACAGGACCTCCTAAGAGTACCAACTCTTAAGGACAATCCTTGGGAAGCTGCTGTTATCCTCTGAATTCAGTCTCCTGGAAGTAAGCAAGGAAACATTAAAAAGGACAACTATGTAGATCTGGACTGCTTACACTGACCACGTGGACAGTAATTCAGTGGTCAGCAGGCAGCAAGCCAAGAGGAAGTGTAAAAAAATCAAGTGACACCTTGCATCAGCAAGAGTCTCTGCAGCACTGTTTCACAGCAATGCTTGTGCTTATTTTGCTTTATAAGGAGAGCAAAGGGTTCAAAGATGATCTGAGGAGGCACAACACCTTAGTGTGAAAAGTATATTCACAGTAAAGCTATTTCCTTTAGCAGAATGGAGAGGGGGACGATGTTTTGCATCTTCCATCCCTGGAGCTTGAATGTGTATATTTATGCAGAGGAAACAATGAAACAGTTACTCAGACTGAGCACAGACGACAAAACCTGTGAGAGACTGAGCTCTGGAAGGTGTCACATCCATGCTCAGGTCTATACTTGCCACCAAGCTTGAGAATGCATTTTGAGAGCACAGGAAATTGGATATCCAGTGGTTTTCTTCTCCCTTTGGACCATTCCAAGCTTATTATTTACTTCCTATCCTCCCTTATCTGCTACTCACCAGTTTACAATCAGTTTTCACCTCTCCAGGGCTCCCAAAGGACTGAAAGCTTTTGCTAATCAAATGCAATGCTTCCCGAAATACAAAAGACATGACATATACAGACAGCAGGTCTTCAAAACAACACATCAGACACACAGGGTCCCACCACTGCAGCCATGCAAAGATCcaagcaaaattattttccctgccctctgctcagggctgccagagctgcctgaCCTCCTCTGATATCAACAGGACAAGGAGCAAAAACTCAGGTTCCCCAGCTCTTTGAGCTCATGCTGGAAGCACGCAGCAGTGGAGCCAGGGACCAGGACTCCCCACCCCTCGCAGCTGATCCGATTTCTATGGTAACAGCAGGCACTGACTCCTATGACTCAGCGAGCTTAAAGCATTTCCcacaggagctcagcagccccaaAAGCCAGTGCTCCATGCTGAGGAAGCTCATGGGTTGCCAGGACAGCCTCTCAGCATTCACAGCTCTCAGGGACTTCCCAGCCCCAGTCGGGACAGAGGAGCCACATTTCACTGCCACCATCCACTGAGATGCCTTTCATGGGAGATTCTTGGGGATGCCCAGGAGCAACCACTTCCCCAAAGATGAGTCCTGAAACACCTGGAGACCAAATCCAAATCCTCCCAGAGAGCAGTGATGGTACTGCCATAGGGCCAGCAAGTCACCAAGTGTCCCTACACTTGTCCCTACACTCACCACTCAGCATCACAGTCAACTTGCAGCACTTGTCCAGAGACAGAAGAGCAGGTTATTAGACAGCACTGGGGGATTTCCCCTGAGGCATAAAATTTATCTTAGTGTGGCACCATGTGGAAGAAGGAAGTTGTTTGTTAGTAGGATCCACACCACAAGAAGAGCCCAGTGCATAGTGCTCTGGCCTCACCCCTTGGAAAAACAGACAAGGCTCTCCAGATACCTTCATGAAGTTTTCACAGCCAGCTCCATTCCTTGGCCGTAGGTTACTGCTCCATGGTGTTAATGGAAGCAGGATCCAGAGCAGAAGACCTCTTAGATTTCAGGTCCTTCTTGTGAACCATACTGTAGTACCCAGAGAGCCCCAGGAGATTTTGCAGATTTTTCTCCAGCCCTTTCCCAACATGCAAAAGGCAAAAGCACAGGATCTCACATCAGATAACCATACAGCAGTTTAAGACATGAAATCTTCTAAATGCTTGGGAACTAGGCTCTGAGAAGGAGAGAACTGGAGTTATCATGTAAAACACAAACTGAGGATCTTCATACAAGGATATACATTTCACTTTCCAATAGTGAAGCTGCATGAGATGCTTCCCTGTGTACTCAAAAATGATCCCTAAGGATCTGTCTTTAAACAGAAAGTCCATATGTATCATGGTGATATAGCTGTTAAAATTAGTAAAGTGTTTGTTAAATCATTTCATGTTTTTTAACAATAAAAGAGCATTTCAACAGATTTAACTCCGTTTAAAAACTGCATCTGTTTTACATAAATGTCATGACAAGATGTAAGTGGTACACTCCATATAGCAAATAATAAGATAAGAAAAATTACATACCTAGattttgaaaagcaaaagttGTAGCCAAAGATTTAAAACCTTAAGAATCACACATGGCAGCAGAAGCATTTACTTACTGCCAAGCTTTAAGGACCCAACTGTTACCTTTTTTTCCAAGTATTTAAGTATGTTTTCTGCAACTGCACTACACCTGAACACTTGCTGTGTAATAAAAGTTAACTTTCCTAGATAAGAGAGACATGTGATGGAGAACAGCACACTCCACTAAAGGAGAGAACTCAAACCATACAATATTCACAGAAATTCTGAACTGAAAATTCCTTATATAACATCCAGAATTTACCCAAGGAAGACCATTCACATTATACCCAGGAAATCGTGGTGGTTGCTGTTCatgaaaactatttttttctgcaatttcaTTTCACTATTTTTCTATCACTTATTTCTAAGCTACACCTGCTTGGTagtttccttttcctgtttttctttgaGATGTACTATTAGTTCAGAAGTGAATTACACTTCAAAATATGTCCATGCATATATTACCACACCCTGGAGCTCTACATACAATAAAGAATTACAGAAGCCAAGTGACCTCTTCTTCCATGCAAGATGAACAAGCAATGGTCAGATGCAACACAGTCCTGGTTCCAGGATTATTTTTATGACTCTGTTGCCATCCACACCTCCCAGTTTCAGCCTATTTGCACAGATGTCTCTGTTTCTATACACATCAATCAAGGCCCTGCACTTTGCTACAGTGTTAAAAACAAGCacgtccaaagaaaagggagcAGTTACTCAGCAGCAGACCTTCAGGGTACTCACGTGCATGAATGAGGTCCCGAACCGAGACTCACCCACAGAGCCCACCCCTTGTCTTCCCTCATATCAAGACTGATGATACCACCGAGAGCATCACTACCCTGGCACTACCCTGAAAGAATGTAGAGGCCGAGAGCCAGACCTTGTCCTGGCTCACCGTGACCAGTAAACTCAGGACAGACACACTATTGCTCAGGGAAGCCTTTGGTCCTTCATTATTCCAACAACTTTTTAATTGAGCAGCATTCCTTCCCCAGTCACCTCAATCCGGTTATTGAAGGCCACCTCCGTGCCCGCTGGAAATCCACTCTAGCGAGGAGTCAACTTCCCCTTTGTTCTCTGCAGGGTCTGAGGGCAAAAGTGCTGAACTCCCCAAGTGTCCTCTCCGGAGCTGCTGCACAAAGTACAGAAGCTGCTCTCAGTGCCGTGCAGGACCCACCCCGGACTCGTGTGAGAGAGGCAGCgaggcacacacagccctgcgCGGGCTGAGCCCTCCCCCTCCTCATCATCACCTCCTCCACTATACATCTATACACTATACATACTCTCCCGTTCCCTTCGACTCATCTCCTGAGAGACCCCTGAGGGAACCTCAAGGTTGCTCACGAGACTCACGGACTTACTATTTACACTGTTAAAACAAAGATCCCCAAGTACACGGCAATTGCCTGAAGGCAGGACAAGtaccagcccctgctgctgggcaccGGGATTAATGGCAGCCAGCCCCAGCGCCAGCCCCGCCGCAGCCGCCGAGGTCgggagcagccagcagcagccccggtgGCGCCGCTCCGGCGGTACCTGCACCGCCTGCCCCGGTCAGCGGTGACGAGGAACcgcgggctgccggcccggctcTCCCCGCCCAGGTGCCCGCGGCGCTTCACCAGCCGCGCTCTTCCCGCCAGGCGCGCACCGCGGCCGAACCGAGCCGCTCCCTCACACAGGGCGAGCCCGGCAACACCCGGGCGGAGCGCTCGGGGCTCCGGGCCCAGCCCCGGCCCGttcagccccagcctcagcctcagccccagccgCCGGGTCGCTCCCCcgccccagcagcaccaggacaggCCGCCGCACCCCGCTGCTGCAGGCGGGTTCCAGCCGCGCTCCCCGGGCACCCCACGCCGCCCCGCCGGTGCCGGTACCTgccgccgccaccgcccgcCCGTCACCGCCGCCCGCCGGAAGCGCGGCCTCGCCGCCGGGGGatcccgccccgccccgcccgctgCCGGCCGCCGTCCGGGCGCGTCCGCCGCTCCCTCGCAGCGTTCCGCTGGCACGGAGCGCCCGAGGCCGAGGGGGCGGCTGCGGAGGCGCGGGGGGCCCGGGCCACCCCCGCAGGCAGAGCCCCTCGTAGGTGCGTGCCGAGGCCCAGAGTGGGCGGGATGAGCGGCCCGACCTTCCCGAGCGTTGGGGGTGCGCCCCGCAATGTGTgcgccctgcagcccctgcggGCCGGCCGTCCGGACCGTGCATCGCTCTTAGGAGTGCCAGTCCAAAAAAGAGCGTGTCGCCCTGTTTTATGCCAGTCATGACGATACGTCGTAGAAATACTTGTCGTGAAACAATAGGAATGCTGCACAGGTACTGTCTTGTAGTGAGAAATCAGAGATTCGTCCCTCTTACCctgtttaaaaaggaaaaagatcaTAAAAGTAATGGTTCTCATGGCAGAGCCCCAGGATTACTGCATAGCAGAGTATCCATTTCCAGCGTTCATCTTTCTCTTATCCAGCAGCAATCATGTCAACATAACAGCCAGCCATAATTCACCCATCATGCCTTTGTGTTTGTGCAGGGGATCCCGAGGTCTCCAAGGGGGTAGCTGATAAAACCACAGTCCTCAATGACCCTGTGTTAGCAGGCTGTCCACCAAATATTTTCACAGGCTGCAAGAAGCTTCCAAACATGAGCCATGACAAGCCAGCATGCTGGGGACTGAGAATCAGCATGTCGAGCCCATCTCAACCATTAAGACCAGTGGCAGGTGCAAAAAAGAGTTGGATAAGGTTGTAGATCCCAGATCTGCAGCAGAGAAAAGTGGAAACGGGACAGCAGGCAGCAAGTCCTGGAGACCTGGATCTGTTGTCTCCCTCGAGGATTCTGCTGGCGGGACACTTGGGCAGGAACCTCAGAAGGCCAGTCCTACAGAAGGAGAGACTGCAGAGCTTTGTGAGAAGGAGAGCAAAGCTTCCAAAACCTTCAAACTGGCTTTCCCACAGCATGGGGGAAGGGCTTACTGAAGGGCCCCGAGTGGCAGGAGGAGTATATACAGCTGGTGGAGGATTACTCTGGTAGCCCAAGCACCCCCTAAAATTTCTGTCCCAAAAGGAGCACAGGTGGTGCTTCAGGGAGTATGATAAAGCCATCCTGTGGCTCTGCCACCCCAAGAAGCACCACTTTGTCCACCTTGACCACAAAGCCCCTCCTGTGCACAGAGTGTGGCAAGAGCTATAGTTCAGAAGGGAGCTTCAAGACCCACGGGTTGGCccacagggctgtgtggccaTTCCCAGTGTAACAAGGTTTGCTGCCCCAGAGGAGAGATGCATGAGCACCAGGCCCTGCACGCTGGCCAGCACCCCTTGTCCTGCCAGCAGTGTGGCAAGGCCTTTGCATGCTGGCTCTCTCTCTGCATGCACAGGGAGATCCATTTGGCTGTTGGGACTGGTCCAGCCGGTCCCAAGGGGTGCCAGTGTGCCATATGTGGGTGTCACCTGGCCAACTCCAGCTCTTTGTGTACCCACATGTGCTTGCATGTGGGGTAGTGCACTTGCACctgcaggcagtgcagcaaGTCCTACACCCTCGCCACTAAGCTGTGGTGCCATCAGAAATCCCACCTGGCTGGCAAGCCCTGCAAGTGCAAGCTCTGTGGCATGGGCTACGCCCTTCCCCAGAGCGTTGTGCACCATGTGCTCACCCACAAGGTGGTAAAAGGACTTTGAGGAACTTGCCACTATAGTGGCCTCACTTGCTGTGGGCCTACCTCAGGCAGCAAAAAAGAAGCCACAGAGAAAGGGCCAGCAGGGGGGGCTTGTAGCAGGGCTCACCCTGCTCATGGTGGAGGTGCTGAGGCCAGGGAGTGAGGCTGAAGTGCTGATCACAGCCAGCAGTCATTGCATTGCTACTTACCAGTCTAAAGGCAGATCCCAGATCCTGGGGCACATGGGACAAAAGCTATGTGTCCACCAG is a window from the Zonotrichia albicollis isolate bZonAlb1 chromosome 6, bZonAlb1.hap1, whole genome shotgun sequence genome containing:
- the ZNF408 gene encoding LOW QUALITY PROTEIN: zinc finger protein 408 (The sequence of the model RefSeq protein was modified relative to this genomic sequence to represent the inferred CDS: inserted 7 bases in 6 codons; deleted 4 bases in 4 codons; substituted 1 base at 1 genomic stop codon), with product MTIRRRNTCRETIGMLHRYCLVVRNQRFVPLTLFKKEKDHKRDPEVSKGVADKTTVLNDPXVSRLSTKYFHRLQEASKHEPXQASMLGTENQHVEPISTIKTSGRCKKELDKVVDPRSAAEKVETGQQAASPGDLDLLSPSXDSAGGTLGQEPQKASPTEGETAELCEKESKASKTFKLAFPQHGGRAXLKGPEWQEEYIQLVEDYSGSPSTPXKFLSQKEHRWCFREYDKAILWLCHPKKHHFVHLDHKPLLCTECGKSYSSEGSFKTHGLAHRAVWPFXQCNKVCCPRGEMHEHQALHAGQHPLSCQQCGKAFACWLSLCMHREIHLAVGTGPAGPKGCQCAICGCHLANSSSLQCSKSYTLATKLWCHQKSHLAGKPCKCKLCGMGYALPQSVVHHVLTHKVVKDFEELATIVASLAVGLPQAAKKKPQRKGQQGGLVAGLTLLMVEVLRPGSEAEVLITASSHCIATYQSKGRXPDPGAHGTKAMCPPANDIIKIILSELEDKSIMVQDEASLSDVAIIQEGMSFGDMAEVVEVKTDIWLSQHVLAGLLYLKKQGKKPK